A genome region from Coffea arabica cultivar ET-39 chromosome 7e, Coffea Arabica ET-39 HiFi, whole genome shotgun sequence includes the following:
- the LOC113690467 gene encoding uncharacterized protein translates to MRRSFSKFSYPCTTTRPSFISSSSTSPFSTSSGAAGGGGGRGRGRGSISPKFQFTKEDHTPKPSENSSVAGFGHGQGGGRGGGSGKPLPSSLPPFTSFVDKTTVPVPVPGRGQGRGRGIGAGLGAGHVTPPTPAPAQPSGPSRKPIFSAKDGGVAPHDSHFPPPTQSPTVPRNPDDTHLPSSILTILSGAGRGKAPRSPSPVPDKPIEENRHIRARQQPPGATREDSSTNSAATSAQRLSPEEAAKKAVGILSGGRGDTGRDEGARGGRGGGGFRGRGGRGGRGLQAWRGRGGGGPRGQGDRGARFEDAGFEDTGYEDTDDDDSAAGLYLGDDADGDKLTQRLGPDIEDQLSEGFEEMSSRVLPSPEDDAYLDALHTNLLIECEPEYVMGNFDINPDIDEKPPIPLRDALEKMKPFLMAYEGIQSQQEWEEAVEETMKKVPLLKEIVDYYSGPDRVTAKQQQEEIERVAKALPESVPASVKRFTNRAVLSLQSNPGWGFDKKCQFMDKLVSEISQHYK, encoded by the exons ATGAGAAGAAGCTTTTCAAAGTTCTCCTATCCCTGCACCACCACCAGACCCTCCTTCATTTCCTCTTCCTCTACTTCCCCTTTCTCCACCTCCTCCGGCGcagcaggaggaggaggaggcagAGGCCGTGGTCGCGGTTCTATTTCCCCCAAATTCCAATTCACAAAAGAGGACCACACTCCCAAACCCTCCGAGAATTCTTCCGTTGCAGGGTTTGGTCATGGGCAAGGCGGTGGACGAGGAGGAGGCTCCGGTAAACCTCTGCCTTCTTCCCTCCCTCCCTTCACTTCCTTCGTTGATAAAACTACTGTCCCCGTCCCCGTCCCCGGCCGGGGCCAAGGCCGAGGCCGAGGGATTGGAGCAGGCTTGGGCGCCGGTCACGTTACTCCACCAACACCTGCGCCAGCTCAACCCTCTGGTCCCAGCAGAAAACCCATTTTCTCAGCCAAAGATGGAGGGGTAGCCCCCCATGATTCCCATTTCCCTCCGCCTACCCAATCCCCGACCGTTCCCCGAAACCCTGATGATACCCATCTTCCTTCCAGCATCTTGACAATTCTGTCAGGTGCCGGCCGAGGGAAGGCCCCGAGATCCCCCTCACCTGTCCCCGATAAGCCTATTGAAGAAAACCGTCACATCCGGGCTCGGCAGCAGCCTCCCGGGGCCACTAGAGAAGACAGTAGCACCAATAGCGCTGCCACCTCGGCCCAGCGGTTGAGTCCGGAGGAGGCTGCCAAGAAGGCTGTTGGAATATTGTCCGGAGGAAGAGGGGATACTGGGCGCGATGAGGGTGCTAGGGGTGGAAGGGGAGGAGGAGGTTTTAGGGGCAGAGGTGGGCGAGGAGGCAGAGGATTGCAGGCTTGGAGAGGCCGAGGAGGAGGAGGACCAAGGGGACAAGGAGACAGGGGGGCTCGTTTTGAGGATGCTGGTTTTGAGGATACTGGTTATGAGGATACTGATGACGACGATTCTGCTGCTGGGCTTTACCTTGGCGACGACGCAGATGGTGACAAATTGACTCAGAGGCTTGGACCTGATATCGAGGATCAGTTATCTGAAGGCTTTGAGGAGATGTCTAGCAGAGTGTTGCCTTCTCCTGAAGACGATGCTTACCTGGATGCTCTCCACACTAACTTACTG ATAGAGTGTGAACCGGAGTATGTTATGGGAAACTTTGACATCAATCCAGACATTGATGAGAAACCTCCTATCCCTCTTAGGGACGCTCTTGAGAAGATGAAGCCATTCTTGATGGCGTATGAAGGAATTCAAAGTCAGCAAGAGTGGGAG GAAGCTGTGGAAGAAACAATGAAGAAGGTCCCACTTCTAAAAGAAATTGTTGACTATTACAGTGGACCCGATAGAGTAACTGCAAAGCAACAACAAGAAGAGATAGAAAGAGTGGCGAAAGCGCTTCCAGAAAGTGTACCTGCTTCAGTAAAGCGATTCACAAATCGTGCCGTTCTCTCTctgcag AGTAACCCAGGTTGGGGATTTGATAAGAAATGCCAATTCATGGACAAGCTTGTGTCAGAAATTTCCCAACACTATAAATAA
- the LOC113690084 gene encoding uncharacterized protein isoform X1, with protein MKIASPFKLHVHPFSEILGIIIIEEEIGIGCVFLCMKMAEKERRKFRALDLYICQLKIQIFGVFTVFRWGISCAFRPLKSAAKGRRKLMEMLVEHSDLWTSEFWEMGI; from the exons atgaagattgCTTCTCCTTTTAAACTCCATGTACACCCCTTCTCAGAAATTCTCGGCATCATCATCATcg AAGAGGAGATAGGGATTGGGTGTGTGTTTCTGTGTATGAAAATGGCGGAGAAAGAAAGACGCAAATTCAGGGCTTTGGATTTGTACATATGCCAATTGAAGATTCAG ATTTTTGGGGTTTTTACTGTATTCAGATGGGGGATCAGCTGTGCGTTTCGGCCTCTCAAAAGTGCAGCAAAAGGAAGGCGTAAATTAATGGAAATGTTAGTTGAACATTCAG ATTTATGGACTTCAGAATTTTGGGAGATGGGAATTTAG
- the LOC113690084 gene encoding uncharacterized protein isoform X2: MYTPSQKFSASSSSHLFPEEEIGIGCVFLCMKMAEKERRKFRALDLYICQLKIQIFGVFTVFRWGISCAFRPLKSAAKGRRKLMEMLVEHSDLWTSEFWEMGI; this comes from the exons ATGTACACCCCTTCTCAGAAATTCTCGGCATCATCATCATcg CATTTGTTTCCAGAAGAGGAGATAGGGATTGGGTGTGTGTTTCTGTGTATGAAAATGGCGGAGAAAGAAAGACGCAAATTCAGGGCTTTGGATTTGTACATATGCCAATTGAAGATTCAG ATTTTTGGGGTTTTTACTGTATTCAGATGGGGGATCAGCTGTGCGTTTCGGCCTCTCAAAAGTGCAGCAAAAGGAAGGCGTAAATTAATGGAAATGTTAGTTGAACATTCAG ATTTATGGACTTCAGAATTTTGGGAGATGGGAATTTAG
- the LOC113689913 gene encoding uncharacterized protein — MSFLWEKSRTWRWIVTKTRDSKPFFVAFATVCGVVPGVVGFCVMQLTNSRSPELEAKLRQNARPDSLMMGKVNKERLGEFLGELQRKEDTNDRYVAALRGETLTRNPYVRMQPVPEQSAAEVSKEQE; from the exons ATGTCGTTCCTGTGGGAGAAGAGCCGGACTTGGAGGTGGATCGTGACCAAGACTAGGGACTCAAAGCCCTTCTTCGTCGCTTTTGCCACCGTCTGCGGCGTCGTTCCGGGAGTCGTCGGCTTCTGTGTCATGCAGCTCACCAACTCCCGCTCTCCTGAGTTGGAAGCCAAGCTCCGCCAAAATGCCCGCCCCGATTCCCTT ATGATGGGGAAAGTGAACAAAGAGAGGCTGGGAGAATTCCTTGGGGAGTTGCAGAGGAAAGAGGATACAAATGACAGGTATGTTGCTGCTCTGAGAGGGGAAACGTTGACTAGAAACCCATATGTGAGAATGCAACCTGTCCCGGAGCAAAGCGCAGCTGAAGTTAGCAAGGAACAGGAGTAG
- the LOC113690588 gene encoding zinc finger CCCH domain-containing protein 8 isoform X1: protein MANQMYRFNFSSNYGGGGEAAAAAANLYNTNSSRSMVADSFLSSSDASSLLGSSRYLTSSDPLFSSSAARLFSHSDSYSFRIPGLDAVSPTTTSKPASSSSSWPGPPGVDVADPFLLATLKRSSSQALYHQTVFGAHNPIGQTEAWFSTNPLAKRPRFESAGNLPIYPQRPGEKDCAYYMLTRTCKYGDSCKFDHPIWVPEGGIPDWKEVPLVDTSEPLPERPGEPDCPFFMKTQRCKFGTRCKFNHPIEKITPLVALETNSAVLPERPSEPPCAFYMKTGQCKFGATCKFHHPKDLQISTAGQENSFGEQSKLSTNETSGDFKAVKPPVTPAMMHNTKGLPIRLGEVDCPFYLKTGSCKYGQTCRYNHPDRNGISAINPPAAAIGAAYIASPAPNLSIGIVNPAASILQTFDPRLTQTTVGLAAAIYPQRPGEAACDFYMKTGECKFGQRCKFHHPIDRSAPIISGKETQQENVKLTRAGLPRREGAIHCPYYMKTGTCKYGATCRFDHPPPGEVLAMGTTAQGTWSPTGGEAEEGSSGPETGGEKQ, encoded by the exons ATGGCGAATCAGATGTACAGGTTTAACTTTAGCAGTAACTACGGTGGAGGGGgagaagcagcagcagcagcagctaaTCTGTATAATACTAACAGCTCAAGATCCATGGTTGCAGACTCATTCCTATCCTCCTCCGACGCCTCATCATTGCTGGGCTCTTCCAGGTACCTAACTTCCTCCGACCCGCTCTTCTCCTCGTCAGCGGCCCGCCTCTTCAGCCACTCCGACAGTTATTCGTTTAGAATTCCAGGTCTCGACGCCGTTTCTCCCACCACAACCTCGAAGCccgcttcttcttcttcttcctggcCTGGCCCTCCCGGTGTTGACGTTGCTGACCCTTTTCTTCTGGCTACTTTAAAACGTTCCTCCTCCCAAG CACTCTATCATCAGACTGTTTTTGGTGCCCATAACCCAATTGGGCAAACCGAAGCTTGGTTTTCCACCAACCCTTTAGCCAAGCGCCCTAGATTCGAGAGTGCAGGCAATTTGCCCATTTATCCCCAGAGACCTGGAGAGAAGGACTGTGCCTATTATATGCTTACAAGAACCTGTAAATATGGAGATAGCTGCAAATTTGACCATCCTATTTGGGTTCCAGAGGGTGGAATCCCAGATTGGAAAGAG GTCCCACTTGTTGATACAAGTGAACCCTTACCAGAGAGACCAGGAGAGCCAGATTGTCCG TTTTTTATGAAGACACAAAGATGCAAATTTGGAACGAGGTGCAAATTTAACCACCCAATAGAGAAAATAACTCCTTTG GTTGCATTGGAGACCAATTCTGCTGTATTGCCTGAGAGGCCATCTGAACCTCCATGTGCG TTCTATATGAAGACTGGACAATGTAAATTTGGTGCAACCTGCAAATTTCATCACCCAAAAGATCTACAGATATCAACAGCTGGACAAGAAAATAGCTTTGGTGAGCAGAGCAAATTATCTACTAATGAAACAAGTGGAGATTTCAAGGCAGTGAAGCCACCCGTTACTCCAGCAATGATGCATAATACGAAAGGACTGCCTATTAGATTG GGAGAAGTTGATTGTCCATTCTACCTGAAAACTGGCAG CTGCAAGTATGGTCAAACATGTCGGTACAATCACCCAGATAGAAATG GAATTTCAGCAATCAACCCCCCTGCTGCTGCTATAGGTGCAGCGTATATAGCCTCTCCTGCACCAAATTTAAGCATCGGAATTGTTAATCCAGCTGCATCTATCCTGCAGACTTTTGACCCAAGGCTGACACAGACAACG GTTGGATTGGCCGCTGCTATCTACCCACAACGACCTGGAGAGGCTGCGTGTGAT TTCTATATGAAAACTGGGGAGTGCAAATTTGGTCAAAGATGCAAATTTCATCATCCTATTGATCGTTCAGCTCCCATAATATCAGGAAAGGAAACTCAGCAGGAAAATGTTAAGCTCACTCGTGCAGGCTTACCCAGGAGAGAG GGTGCCATTCACTGCCCATATTATATGAAGACTGGAACATGCAAGTATGGTGCGACTTGCAGGTTTGACCATCCACCTCCTGGAGAGGTATTGGCTATGGGAACAACGGCGCAAGGGACGTGGTCGCCTACTGGGGGAGAAGCAGAGGAGGGCTCAAGCGGGCCTGAAACCGGCGGAGAAAAACAGTAG
- the LOC113690588 gene encoding zinc finger CCCH domain-containing protein 8 isoform X3: MANQMYRFNFSSNYGGGGEAAAAAANLYNTNSSRSMVADSFLSSSDASSLLGSSRYLTSSDPLFSSSAARLFSHSDSYSFRIPGLDAVSPTTTSKPASSSSSWPGPPGVDVADPFLLATLKRSSSQALYHQTVFGAHNPIGQTEAWFSTNPLAKRPRFESAGNLPIYPQRPGEKDCAYYMLTRTCKYGDSCKFDHPIWVPEGGIPDWKEVPLVDTSEPLPERPGEPDCPFFMKTQRCKFGTRCKFNHPIEKITPLVALETNSAVLPERPSEPPCAFYMKTGQCKFGATCKFHHPKDLQISTAGQENSFGEQSKLSTNETSGDFKAVKPPVTPAMMHNTKGLPIRLGEVDCPFYLKTGSCKYGQTCRYNHPDRNGAAYIASPAPNLSIGIVNPAASILQTFDPRLTQTTVGLAAAIYPQRPGEAACDFYMKTGECKFGQRCKFHHPIDRSAPIISGKETQQENVKLTRAGLPRREGAIHCPYYMKTGTCKYGATCRFDHPPPGEVLAMGTTAQGTWSPTGGEAEEGSSGPETGGEKQ; this comes from the exons ATGGCGAATCAGATGTACAGGTTTAACTTTAGCAGTAACTACGGTGGAGGGGgagaagcagcagcagcagcagctaaTCTGTATAATACTAACAGCTCAAGATCCATGGTTGCAGACTCATTCCTATCCTCCTCCGACGCCTCATCATTGCTGGGCTCTTCCAGGTACCTAACTTCCTCCGACCCGCTCTTCTCCTCGTCAGCGGCCCGCCTCTTCAGCCACTCCGACAGTTATTCGTTTAGAATTCCAGGTCTCGACGCCGTTTCTCCCACCACAACCTCGAAGCccgcttcttcttcttcttcctggcCTGGCCCTCCCGGTGTTGACGTTGCTGACCCTTTTCTTCTGGCTACTTTAAAACGTTCCTCCTCCCAAG CACTCTATCATCAGACTGTTTTTGGTGCCCATAACCCAATTGGGCAAACCGAAGCTTGGTTTTCCACCAACCCTTTAGCCAAGCGCCCTAGATTCGAGAGTGCAGGCAATTTGCCCATTTATCCCCAGAGACCTGGAGAGAAGGACTGTGCCTATTATATGCTTACAAGAACCTGTAAATATGGAGATAGCTGCAAATTTGACCATCCTATTTGGGTTCCAGAGGGTGGAATCCCAGATTGGAAAGAG GTCCCACTTGTTGATACAAGTGAACCCTTACCAGAGAGACCAGGAGAGCCAGATTGTCCG TTTTTTATGAAGACACAAAGATGCAAATTTGGAACGAGGTGCAAATTTAACCACCCAATAGAGAAAATAACTCCTTTG GTTGCATTGGAGACCAATTCTGCTGTATTGCCTGAGAGGCCATCTGAACCTCCATGTGCG TTCTATATGAAGACTGGACAATGTAAATTTGGTGCAACCTGCAAATTTCATCACCCAAAAGATCTACAGATATCAACAGCTGGACAAGAAAATAGCTTTGGTGAGCAGAGCAAATTATCTACTAATGAAACAAGTGGAGATTTCAAGGCAGTGAAGCCACCCGTTACTCCAGCAATGATGCATAATACGAAAGGACTGCCTATTAGATTG GGAGAAGTTGATTGTCCATTCTACCTGAAAACTGGCAG CTGCAAGTATGGTCAAACATGTCGGTACAATCACCCAGATAGAAATG GTGCAGCGTATATAGCCTCTCCTGCACCAAATTTAAGCATCGGAATTGTTAATCCAGCTGCATCTATCCTGCAGACTTTTGACCCAAGGCTGACACAGACAACG GTTGGATTGGCCGCTGCTATCTACCCACAACGACCTGGAGAGGCTGCGTGTGAT TTCTATATGAAAACTGGGGAGTGCAAATTTGGTCAAAGATGCAAATTTCATCATCCTATTGATCGTTCAGCTCCCATAATATCAGGAAAGGAAACTCAGCAGGAAAATGTTAAGCTCACTCGTGCAGGCTTACCCAGGAGAGAG GGTGCCATTCACTGCCCATATTATATGAAGACTGGAACATGCAAGTATGGTGCGACTTGCAGGTTTGACCATCCACCTCCTGGAGAGGTATTGGCTATGGGAACAACGGCGCAAGGGACGTGGTCGCCTACTGGGGGAGAAGCAGAGGAGGGCTCAAGCGGGCCTGAAACCGGCGGAGAAAAACAGTAG
- the LOC113690588 gene encoding zinc finger CCCH domain-containing protein 8 isoform X4, whose product MANQMYRFNFSSNYGGGGEAAAAAANLYNTNSSRSMVADSFLSSSDASSLLGSSRIPGLDAVSPTTTSKPASSSSSWPGPPGVDVADPFLLATLKRSSSQALYHQTVFGAHNPIGQTEAWFSTNPLAKRPRFESAGNLPIYPQRPGEKDCAYYMLTRTCKYGDSCKFDHPIWVPEGGIPDWKEVPLVDTSEPLPERPGEPDCPFFMKTQRCKFGTRCKFNHPIEKITPLVALETNSAVLPERPSEPPCAFYMKTGQCKFGATCKFHHPKDLQISTAGQENSFGEQSKLSTNETSGDFKAVKPPVTPAMMHNTKGLPIRLGEVDCPFYLKTGSCKYGQTCRYNHPDRNGISAINPPAAAIGAAYIASPAPNLSIGIVNPAASILQTFDPRLTQTTVGLAAAIYPQRPGEAACDFYMKTGECKFGQRCKFHHPIDRSAPIISGKETQQENVKLTRAGLPRREGAIHCPYYMKTGTCKYGATCRFDHPPPGEVLAMGTTAQGTWSPTGGEAEEGSSGPETGGEKQ is encoded by the exons ATGGCGAATCAGATGTACAGGTTTAACTTTAGCAGTAACTACGGTGGAGGGGgagaagcagcagcagcagcagctaaTCTGTATAATACTAACAGCTCAAGATCCATGGTTGCAGACTCATTCCTATCCTCCTCCGACGCCTCATCATTGCTGGGCTCTTCCAG AATTCCAGGTCTCGACGCCGTTTCTCCCACCACAACCTCGAAGCccgcttcttcttcttcttcctggcCTGGCCCTCCCGGTGTTGACGTTGCTGACCCTTTTCTTCTGGCTACTTTAAAACGTTCCTCCTCCCAAG CACTCTATCATCAGACTGTTTTTGGTGCCCATAACCCAATTGGGCAAACCGAAGCTTGGTTTTCCACCAACCCTTTAGCCAAGCGCCCTAGATTCGAGAGTGCAGGCAATTTGCCCATTTATCCCCAGAGACCTGGAGAGAAGGACTGTGCCTATTATATGCTTACAAGAACCTGTAAATATGGAGATAGCTGCAAATTTGACCATCCTATTTGGGTTCCAGAGGGTGGAATCCCAGATTGGAAAGAG GTCCCACTTGTTGATACAAGTGAACCCTTACCAGAGAGACCAGGAGAGCCAGATTGTCCG TTTTTTATGAAGACACAAAGATGCAAATTTGGAACGAGGTGCAAATTTAACCACCCAATAGAGAAAATAACTCCTTTG GTTGCATTGGAGACCAATTCTGCTGTATTGCCTGAGAGGCCATCTGAACCTCCATGTGCG TTCTATATGAAGACTGGACAATGTAAATTTGGTGCAACCTGCAAATTTCATCACCCAAAAGATCTACAGATATCAACAGCTGGACAAGAAAATAGCTTTGGTGAGCAGAGCAAATTATCTACTAATGAAACAAGTGGAGATTTCAAGGCAGTGAAGCCACCCGTTACTCCAGCAATGATGCATAATACGAAAGGACTGCCTATTAGATTG GGAGAAGTTGATTGTCCATTCTACCTGAAAACTGGCAG CTGCAAGTATGGTCAAACATGTCGGTACAATCACCCAGATAGAAATG GAATTTCAGCAATCAACCCCCCTGCTGCTGCTATAGGTGCAGCGTATATAGCCTCTCCTGCACCAAATTTAAGCATCGGAATTGTTAATCCAGCTGCATCTATCCTGCAGACTTTTGACCCAAGGCTGACACAGACAACG GTTGGATTGGCCGCTGCTATCTACCCACAACGACCTGGAGAGGCTGCGTGTGAT TTCTATATGAAAACTGGGGAGTGCAAATTTGGTCAAAGATGCAAATTTCATCATCCTATTGATCGTTCAGCTCCCATAATATCAGGAAAGGAAACTCAGCAGGAAAATGTTAAGCTCACTCGTGCAGGCTTACCCAGGAGAGAG GGTGCCATTCACTGCCCATATTATATGAAGACTGGAACATGCAAGTATGGTGCGACTTGCAGGTTTGACCATCCACCTCCTGGAGAGGTATTGGCTATGGGAACAACGGCGCAAGGGACGTGGTCGCCTACTGGGGGAGAAGCAGAGGAGGGCTCAAGCGGGCCTGAAACCGGCGGAGAAAAACAGTAG
- the LOC113690588 gene encoding zinc finger CCCH domain-containing protein 8 isoform X2, with the protein MANQMYRFNFSSNYGGGGEAAAAAANLYNTNSSRSMVADSFLSSSDASSLLGSSRYLTSSDPLFSSSAARLFSHSDSYSFRIPGLDAVSPTTTSKPASSSSSWPGPPGVDVADPFLLATLKRSSSQALYHQTVFGAHNPIGQTEAWFSTNPLAKRPRFESAGNLPIYPQRPGEKDCAYYMLTRTCKYGDSCKFDHPIWVPEGGIPDWKEVPLVDTSEPLPERPGEPDCPFFMKTQRCKFGTRCKFNHPIEKITPLVALETNSAVLPERPSEPPCAFYMKTGQCKFGATCKFHHPKDLQISTAGQENSFGEQSKLSTNETSGDFKAVKPPVTPAMMHNTKGLPIRLGEVDCPFYLKTGSCKYGQTCRYNHPDRNAINPPAAAIGAAYIASPAPNLSIGIVNPAASILQTFDPRLTQTTVGLAAAIYPQRPGEAACDFYMKTGECKFGQRCKFHHPIDRSAPIISGKETQQENVKLTRAGLPRREGAIHCPYYMKTGTCKYGATCRFDHPPPGEVLAMGTTAQGTWSPTGGEAEEGSSGPETGGEKQ; encoded by the exons ATGGCGAATCAGATGTACAGGTTTAACTTTAGCAGTAACTACGGTGGAGGGGgagaagcagcagcagcagcagctaaTCTGTATAATACTAACAGCTCAAGATCCATGGTTGCAGACTCATTCCTATCCTCCTCCGACGCCTCATCATTGCTGGGCTCTTCCAGGTACCTAACTTCCTCCGACCCGCTCTTCTCCTCGTCAGCGGCCCGCCTCTTCAGCCACTCCGACAGTTATTCGTTTAGAATTCCAGGTCTCGACGCCGTTTCTCCCACCACAACCTCGAAGCccgcttcttcttcttcttcctggcCTGGCCCTCCCGGTGTTGACGTTGCTGACCCTTTTCTTCTGGCTACTTTAAAACGTTCCTCCTCCCAAG CACTCTATCATCAGACTGTTTTTGGTGCCCATAACCCAATTGGGCAAACCGAAGCTTGGTTTTCCACCAACCCTTTAGCCAAGCGCCCTAGATTCGAGAGTGCAGGCAATTTGCCCATTTATCCCCAGAGACCTGGAGAGAAGGACTGTGCCTATTATATGCTTACAAGAACCTGTAAATATGGAGATAGCTGCAAATTTGACCATCCTATTTGGGTTCCAGAGGGTGGAATCCCAGATTGGAAAGAG GTCCCACTTGTTGATACAAGTGAACCCTTACCAGAGAGACCAGGAGAGCCAGATTGTCCG TTTTTTATGAAGACACAAAGATGCAAATTTGGAACGAGGTGCAAATTTAACCACCCAATAGAGAAAATAACTCCTTTG GTTGCATTGGAGACCAATTCTGCTGTATTGCCTGAGAGGCCATCTGAACCTCCATGTGCG TTCTATATGAAGACTGGACAATGTAAATTTGGTGCAACCTGCAAATTTCATCACCCAAAAGATCTACAGATATCAACAGCTGGACAAGAAAATAGCTTTGGTGAGCAGAGCAAATTATCTACTAATGAAACAAGTGGAGATTTCAAGGCAGTGAAGCCACCCGTTACTCCAGCAATGATGCATAATACGAAAGGACTGCCTATTAGATTG GGAGAAGTTGATTGTCCATTCTACCTGAAAACTGGCAG CTGCAAGTATGGTCAAACATGTCGGTACAATCACCCAGATAGAAATG CAATCAACCCCCCTGCTGCTGCTATAGGTGCAGCGTATATAGCCTCTCCTGCACCAAATTTAAGCATCGGAATTGTTAATCCAGCTGCATCTATCCTGCAGACTTTTGACCCAAGGCTGACACAGACAACG GTTGGATTGGCCGCTGCTATCTACCCACAACGACCTGGAGAGGCTGCGTGTGAT TTCTATATGAAAACTGGGGAGTGCAAATTTGGTCAAAGATGCAAATTTCATCATCCTATTGATCGTTCAGCTCCCATAATATCAGGAAAGGAAACTCAGCAGGAAAATGTTAAGCTCACTCGTGCAGGCTTACCCAGGAGAGAG GGTGCCATTCACTGCCCATATTATATGAAGACTGGAACATGCAAGTATGGTGCGACTTGCAGGTTTGACCATCCACCTCCTGGAGAGGTATTGGCTATGGGAACAACGGCGCAAGGGACGTGGTCGCCTACTGGGGGAGAAGCAGAGGAGGGCTCAAGCGGGCCTGAAACCGGCGGAGAAAAACAGTAG